In one Aeromicrobium wangtongii genomic region, the following are encoded:
- a CDS encoding cation:dicarboxylate symporter family transporter, whose product MLAMIMWLAPIGAFGAMAAVVGATGADALKSLATVMIAFYITCLLFVLVILGTLLRVVTGVSVFALLRYLAREFLLIVSTSSSESALPRLIAKMEHAGVSQTTVGVVVPTGYSFNLDGTAIYLTMASLFVAEAMGEPLSIGEQISLLVFMIIASKGAAGVSGAGLATLAGGLNSHRPELVDGVGLIVGIDRFMSEARALTNFAGNSIATVLVGHWTGTLDRAQLDAVLAGERPFDEATMVDDTPSDDDTPSDEEAPRPA is encoded by the coding sequence GTGCTGGCCATGATCATGTGGCTCGCCCCGATCGGCGCGTTCGGCGCGATGGCCGCCGTCGTCGGCGCGACCGGCGCGGACGCGCTCAAGAGTCTGGCGACGGTCATGATCGCCTTCTACATCACCTGCCTGCTGTTCGTGCTCGTCATCCTGGGGACGCTGCTGCGCGTCGTCACGGGCGTCAGCGTGTTCGCGCTGCTGAGGTACCTGGCCCGCGAGTTCCTGCTCATCGTCTCGACGTCGTCCTCGGAGTCCGCGCTCCCGCGTCTGATCGCCAAGATGGAGCACGCCGGGGTGTCCCAGACGACCGTGGGCGTGGTCGTGCCGACCGGTTACTCCTTCAACCTCGACGGCACGGCGATCTACCTGACGATGGCGTCGCTGTTCGTGGCCGAGGCGATGGGCGAGCCGTTGTCGATCGGTGAGCAGATCTCGCTGCTTGTGTTCATGATCATCGCGTCCAAGGGTGCGGCCGGGGTGTCCGGTGCCGGTCTGGCGACACTGGCCGGTGGTCTGAACTCCCACCGGCCCGAGCTCGTCGACGGGGTCGGGCTGATCGTCGGCATCGACCGGTTCATGTCGGAGGCGCGTGCGCTGACCAACTTCGCGGGCAACAGCATCGCGACCGTCCTGGTCGGTCACTGGACGGGGACGCTGGACCGGGCGCAGCTCGACGCGGTGCTGGCGGGCGAACGTCCCTTCGACGAGGCCACCATGGTCGACGACACCCCGTCC